The Rhodopirellula halodulae genome includes the window CCGCTGTTCGATCCAGCCTTGTTGGGACTGACAACAACCCTCATGGGTTGGCTCTCGTCGGTATTGGTTGCTGTCAGCGTTGTCGTTTGTGCGCTCACAATCGCCGGTCGAAATTCGCGGACGGGATGGGCAGTTTTGGCGATCTCGCTGTGTTTGTTAATTGCGATGGATCAGCATCGTTTGCAACCGTGGGTCTATCAAACGATTTTGTACGCGGCGTTGTTCAGTTTCGCGTCCGCCGGTTCGACAGCTCCGGTGCGTGATGCGACGCTCGGGTGCATTCGATGGTTGACGATCACCGTCTATGTCTTCAGCGCGATCGGCAAGTTTGATTTTCAGTTCCTGCACACCGTCGGCCAAGACTTTTTGAGGGTGCCAACGAATTGGTTGGGGCTGGACGTTTCGGATTGGTCCAATCGAACTCGTCTGGTCGTCGCAGCGTGCTTTCCAGCGTTTGAGTTGCTGGTTGCCGCCTCTTTGGCGGTGCCGCCCGTGCGACGAGTGGGCGTTTGGATGGCGATCATCATGCATCTGGGATTGATCGCTGTTTTGTCACCCATGGGATTGGGGCACAGTGCCGGAGTGATCGTTTGGAACTTGGTGATGGCGATTCAGGCTTGGATGCTGTTCCGTCCCCGTCCCGCAGTCCGACCCGAGCATGACTCTGAAATAGTGTCTCGGGCGAGTGCAGGTGGATTGAGCTGGGGCGTTGTGATTCTTGCGAGTGTGATGCCGTTGACGGAACGTCGCGGGTATTGGGATCACTGGATGTCATGGGCGTTGTATTCGCCTCACAACAGTCGCATGAGTTTGCAGATTCACGAATCGGCAATCGAATCATTGCCGGAACCTTGGCGTGCCGCCGCGGTGGCGAACGATGCCGATGACCATTGGCACGACCTGGAGTTGGGACGGCTATCGCTGATGGTTCGCGGAGTTCCGGCGTTGCCTCAATCGCGTTATCAGTGGGCGCTGACCGATGCGATTCGTCAGAAATATCCCATCGCGAACGCGATGCGTGGGAAGGTGCAATCCGCGTCGGATCGCTGGACGGGACAGCGAGAGGAGCAGTGGTGGACGCGGCCGGACGAGTTTCAACGATCCGGCGAAACGTTCTGGCTCGTGCCTTGAAATTGAGCCGAGAGCTTACGGTGCTTC containing:
- a CDS encoding MauE/DoxX family redox-associated membrane protein; amino-acid sequence: MATVVKDERELSDSASSPDSVARSEAPTRGATRKAFESFWALALLALMAATFRLWMPSSWVAGEDLPAVPLFDPALLGLTTTLMGWLSSVLVAVSVVVCALTIAGRNSRTGWAVLAISLCLLIAMDQHRLQPWVYQTILYAALFSFASAGSTAPVRDATLGCIRWLTITVYVFSAIGKFDFQFLHTVGQDFLRVPTNWLGLDVSDWSNRTRLVVAACFPAFELLVAASLAVPPVRRVGVWMAIIMHLGLIAVLSPMGLGHSAGVIVWNLVMAIQAWMLFRPRPAVRPEHDSEIVSRASAGGLSWGVVILASVMPLTERRGYWDHWMSWALYSPHNSRMSLQIHESAIESLPEPWRAAAVANDADDHWHDLELGRLSLMVRGVPALPQSRYQWALTDAIRQKYPIANAMRGKVQSASDRWTGQREEQWWTRPDEFQRSGETFWLVP